A single window of Pontiella agarivorans DNA harbors:
- a CDS encoding response regulator — MNNRTLGIPLIKLTLSLFLCVFSLLPANRAAASEPPQLHLSAAEQAWLQNHPEIPVIADPDGVPYSHRNDRGEFAGLLCDVLNRFTALTGSAIVYEAAIYDDIVTHIEKADRPVITGFDPPDYPAYTNAYLKSDDITFLPFALFALSHRNPDEFSPRNIAGKNVAVVEGWDPGHPALLALGKCELIYGETDLDCARMVMDGRADAVFEVAALHSFVILNHQLNDMRLIRVSPYGMPITVLTRNDYQPFHDLLNKVLRTFTPEERAGLLKKWNISPGDPHYKLLAMELTPGERSWLAEHLSLRVAVETNHKPFSWKNAEGGRSGLNIDYLRLLEKNLGMNLEFIASSGPDESLELLRKRKVDLIPGICFDPEKTTPFNLTPPYFSQDIKIYIREGDVYIRSLSDLNGKTVGLLNSPHYIEEIRREFPQLKLTEFKTPAEAVMALDAGRIDALAGDALQVGQQISELNLHSIKIGGVTPYISSLSMASREDWPVLSSIITKALGLIHPHQKEQIYARWVPRNPAPFNYSILWKVSLPGALLMLGVIAWNILLKREVKRRTFSLEAEQLLLKEAEAIALLGHWQIDLKTGITTFSDEIYRILDLDPARTTADSRLFETLAHPDDTQRVKLLFEKARDKKDLVSGDFRIVRPDESIRHVHLQCRHIHFSGKQPAHRVGILQDITQRIQLEESLHQSEKMKAIGQLAGGVAHDFNNMLGGISGATELLGMRLKDDPEALEYHAIVLKTTRRAAKLTQNLLSFSRKQQLSSQIINLHSLIRDAVILLRSSIDKRSRVELHLNAEQSNVCGDASQLQNTLLNIGINCDHAMPDGGIIDIKTELVQLEEAVFPCGTFDITPGTFLKISISDTGCGMSDDLQSRIFEPFFTTKDVGKGTGLGLASVLGTIQQHHGAIDFRSAENAGTCFHLYLPIRSDGEKEQAASSTVFRGHETILLVDDDVHVLKTTRKLLSKLGYKVLCAENGETALEQFKLRQHEISLVILDMMMPVMNGPDCFRKLRAINPQLPILMATGFSVESDLEPLLATGRCDLLHKPYFSPTLSQALRNTLQSS; from the coding sequence ATGAACAACCGCACCCTGGGTATCCCCCTCATCAAACTGACTCTGAGCTTATTTCTGTGCGTATTTTCTCTGCTCCCCGCCAACCGGGCTGCCGCATCCGAACCTCCGCAATTGCACCTGAGTGCCGCGGAACAGGCCTGGTTGCAAAATCATCCGGAAATTCCCGTTATAGCCGACCCGGACGGCGTGCCTTATTCCCACAGAAATGATCGCGGTGAATTTGCCGGTCTCCTATGCGACGTGCTGAATCGATTCACAGCATTGACCGGATCAGCAATTGTTTATGAAGCGGCCATTTACGACGATATTGTTACCCACATAGAAAAGGCTGACCGCCCGGTTATCACCGGATTTGACCCGCCGGACTATCCCGCCTATACCAATGCCTATCTTAAATCCGACGACATCACCTTTCTGCCTTTTGCACTTTTTGCCCTGAGCCATCGCAATCCGGATGAATTTTCCCCACGGAACATCGCCGGAAAAAACGTGGCGGTCGTTGAAGGATGGGACCCCGGCCACCCCGCACTGCTTGCTTTGGGGAAATGCGAACTGATTTACGGCGAAACGGATCTGGATTGCGCCCGGATGGTGATGGACGGACGGGCCGATGCCGTCTTCGAAGTCGCGGCCCTGCATTCTTTTGTTATCCTCAATCACCAGTTAAATGACATGCGGCTGATTCGGGTATCGCCATACGGCATGCCGATTACCGTACTCACCCGGAACGATTATCAGCCGTTTCACGACCTGCTCAACAAAGTACTGCGCACATTCACCCCGGAAGAACGGGCCGGGCTGCTTAAAAAATGGAATATTTCTCCCGGTGATCCCCACTATAAACTGCTCGCTATGGAACTGACTCCGGGAGAGCGCAGCTGGTTGGCAGAACATCTTTCGCTCCGTGTTGCCGTGGAAACGAACCACAAGCCATTTTCCTGGAAAAATGCCGAAGGCGGACGAAGCGGTTTGAACATCGACTACCTCCGTCTGCTTGAGAAAAATCTCGGCATGAATCTTGAATTTATCGCTTCATCCGGTCCCGATGAAAGCCTTGAACTGTTGCGGAAGCGCAAGGTCGACCTGATTCCCGGCATTTGTTTTGATCCGGAAAAAACAACCCCCTTCAACCTGACCCCGCCCTACTTTTCGCAGGATATTAAAATCTACATTCGCGAAGGCGACGTCTATATCCGCAGCTTATCCGATCTGAACGGAAAAACGGTAGGATTGCTCAACAGTCCGCATTACATTGAAGAAATCCGGCGCGAATTTCCGCAGCTGAAGCTGACCGAATTTAAAACTCCCGCCGAAGCAGTTATGGCGCTTGATGCCGGGCGTATAGATGCGCTGGCCGGGGATGCACTGCAGGTCGGGCAGCAGATCAGCGAACTCAATCTGCACTCCATAAAAATCGGCGGAGTTACCCCCTATATTTCCTCGCTTTCGATGGCCTCACGCGAAGACTGGCCGGTGCTGTCCTCTATCATTACCAAAGCGCTCGGCCTTATCCACCCCCACCAGAAAGAGCAGATCTATGCCCGCTGGGTGCCACGAAACCCCGCCCCTTTCAACTATTCCATCCTCTGGAAGGTATCGCTTCCCGGTGCCCTGCTGATGTTAGGGGTGATTGCCTGGAATATCCTGCTCAAGCGCGAAGTGAAACGCCGCACTTTTTCGCTGGAAGCCGAGCAACTGCTGCTCAAGGAAGCCGAAGCAATCGCCTTGCTCGGACACTGGCAAATCGATTTAAAAACCGGTATCACCACATTTTCCGACGAAATCTACCGCATTCTCGATCTGGACCCGGCACGAACCACGGCCGATAGCCGGCTGTTTGAAACCCTCGCTCATCCGGATGACACTCAGCGCGTTAAACTTCTATTTGAAAAAGCTCGCGACAAAAAGGACCTGGTTTCCGGCGATTTCCGCATTGTTCGGCCCGACGAATCCATCCGCCATGTGCACCTGCAATGCCGGCACATTCACTTCTCCGGCAAACAGCCGGCTCATCGGGTGGGAATTTTGCAGGACATTACCCAGCGCATACAACTCGAGGAATCGCTGCATCAATCCGAAAAAATGAAAGCTATCGGCCAGCTGGCCGGCGGTGTGGCGCATGATTTCAACAACATGCTCGGCGGAATTTCCGGTGCAACCGAACTGCTGGGCATGCGCCTCAAAGATGATCCCGAAGCCCTCGAATATCACGCCATTGTGCTCAAAACCACCCGGCGGGCCGCAAAGCTGACCCAGAACCTGCTCTCCTTTTCCAGAAAGCAGCAACTCAGTTCGCAGATCATCAACCTTCATTCACTGATCCGCGATGCCGTTATCCTGCTGCGCAGTTCTATCGATAAACGAAGCCGCGTTGAACTCCACCTCAACGCCGAACAGAGCAATGTCTGCGGCGATGCCTCCCAGCTGCAGAATACCCTGCTCAATATCGGCATCAACTGCGACCACGCCATGCCGGACGGCGGAATCATCGATATTAAAACCGAACTGGTCCAGCTCGAGGAAGCCGTTTTCCCCTGTGGCACCTTCGACATCACGCCGGGAACATTTCTGAAAATCTCCATTTCCGATACCGGCTGCGGCATGTCCGATGATTTACAAAGCCGGATTTTTGAACCTTTTTTCACAACCAAAGATGTGGGTAAAGGCACCGGGCTGGGGCTCGCAAGCGTTTTGGGCACCATTCAGCAGCACCACGGTGCAATTGATTTCCGCAGCGCGGAAAATGCAGGAACCTGCTTTCACCTCTATCTTCCGATTCGTTCGGACGGCGAAAAAGAACAGGCCGCCTCGTCCACTGTATTCCGCGGTCATGAAACGATCCTGCTGGTGGACGACGACGTCCATGTGCTGAAAACCACCCGTAAACTTCTCAGCAAACTCGGCTATAAGGTCCTTTGCGCCGAAAACGGTGAAACTGCACTGGAACAATTTAAACTCCGGCAACACGAAATCAGCCTGGTGATTCTCGATATGATGATGCCCGTCATGAACGGTCCGGACTGCTTTCGAAAGCTCCGCGCAATCAATCCGCAACTGCCCATCCTAATGGCCACCGGGTTTTCTGTGGAATCCGATCTTGAACCCTTGCTCGCTACCGGCCGCTGCGACCTCCTGCACAAACCCTATTTCTCTCCGACATTGAGCCAGGCCCTTCGGAACACACTGCAATCTTCCTGA